From one Plasmodium knowlesi strain H genome assembly, chromosome: 11 genomic stretch:
- a CDS encoding eukaryotic translation initiation factor 2-alpha kinase, putative has product MSYYNYLKTKSQLNDDNDERYDHVEMIPRDSYNNENEDLRNSVYYPHGLHGPHTRFHVNMKKVRKDRCAPSESRSNQFSKENAENYILKKKINDTILSNIKNIFEKMVSIERLTNMDNYKCMKNKIQPYDHMHQKGRANGTMRLHSRSSSPRVDELLCTSTTPNGRTTTLYDDHENNDLFKSVCDSSADSYRSCINSCEYSHNGNTYESSNSYDPNLYEDEGYPYPVNNIRVRQIRLKRDNRKIHKRRDKMSNSDEFKSEYADALLCRPPVYGISPSGRRRTILKRMLEEEVNGESFKGEILNRKMGSTYQNISVSKKGHVDSPGNHPTKPGPYHFDTSEAKQPSAGGKEKSNLIMCKKEEDANALFSNKENQEPTSPETVQKENDIIIVKDEQLNKRMNAFPGSNNLENKNILFPYEEEGRIHRNQSNLTKYERDKYFYGQYKYDETIFIYDLIVLDTSGFLYKVSTDGTYYWKHKVVKNIQDHINIDQNKKGRTSHKSIRNEAGYDLPFKDVVAKNKHNINDDLKRRAMKKLHYNNFFDMRKLSVSQNDKFKGEERVMQNGTKNREKKKTPHEENLKRNKNITKRLLSNYSGDLFYINENNEAMPLNINIKDVVNNSPFKSPLFPNIVFMGSRHSSIVNLDYDTGEVIKKYDENLENLLIKKEKKTLPNRNREFVKSNPTERQEELLQNEYTVELDDLNGHTNEGGEPERAHADDEHGDDDEFDDEFDDYPGYEERSANDEELSPGEYQNDAIKDEVVGGAGIHNKSIMNVSHGVKTNEPFFGHEEDSTLLKSTDALNKYLEGNDFYGYTSKSKYSIVNKYNEEGMGEKGKYPLKAVRNNLRERKKVLIKKLLMSLNRSSSLSRYPHNNNNLLDITIMKNKREKKRKKKKRRRKTKKRQLQISIVKWIIKAVDEKSLKQKWITTWVDVGSIFITDSHKQDSTFINSLIEIVGNKLILRPQEMDKMIKAYGIRKNVHSEPEEGVDYLERNGEHRVESAVPVDDLVDEVAHGRPDEPVDRRSGVRKRMNQEGSNVKSKIFIFSEAVSSVFALRYKRASNIFTLDVIMKQNSKMYPGYNNIKGFSYNALNFKKENTLLLPFSSSHFAKNYDEKTFCNFDENINYGKKLLHRLNNISVSITSIEKDIRYLLSNIIFIYDRNKKVPINYIYKMKGLIREYHKTKEEFLFYLPGVDSSKHLSYSRYHDAGTGNYMGDHMGGYRGDYGSIFSDTFSRGFSGSLGGSHGFGHPAAGRPIHICEYVNKFIDMYFEENEICFDYCSMLNIWDKIFNNYVSQDDCLLLSNLYRVIQNAFAYNHRDFNLPNDDVDHMIADNANFLVKRRKKNFGYSRNQELKEVSTLKYRKGWYWNMFYAIMLIFVVPFVFIYRIFRKKKNNNTSSSKVIMKKKKLKDYDDYARDKDLLKLRYRLLHDERMRLKNSLGENNYDDLAQIELNINMKREIASKLKELEQEPTLIDILAKHARDSDSDSKFYDINEGMYNIHSQSYWGGSSKYSLPNMSTKYPGRSKSKETIKSDITGKNMFYTYRRRAASQDVSDKQSFVVKKRVRSSYKLGNKYHKKNYTDNEKDKKHNRMKEKHINEKDFDKGDFINFLTNFNKKFMKKNSLVDHLLKINKTEVVNPKTEGHTYSKSSNEYHTHSDHSKKDEDSHTEHMNNSGKKTLTKKHLNEENKTTEEKKNKNKYGKHADSGNGYTINTHKQSTPMKSKLENLANNNEIINNKSSSARNLSIIQRSHIPYDAPLADFLENGRFMRTFENISLIGQGGFGSVYKVSHRLEPGSPTYAVKFIYLKVSSLDNVSSRRYFREIAANRDIYSKHVVRYYTWWCEEPQFLPMHVMPKEIQNLVKKNKDSFKKMYSKNKKSDSLLSYEKLSSWERKKSDLKNFKKVIKKKNERSLTFYSDNDGLNSKRNEKGGRKRFLSDKNFSDNIYTNANAKNKKKKKKKKKKIIYREKQNEHRKGRNDRHSTAQDKFNPVSFNSSFQEYDPFGCGYLSEEDRDLVVFADNDEPSVHIEEVDSDGKISHPSSRTDDEMNQKDAPSGKLQVGVTPTAQGDDEEKGKYEQPESPQSGVNNHQSSDRYDDTDNDSKTGGEEIHRIRNPAMDNLLITSTKEKYTEEENGMKKRKKCKEEEPLARSKPFQHNQKKENINNKNKEKIKNEENEKNEDELANKENADRVKSYKKKIVAPEFSIVLLLQMELCKGYTLRKWLDRSTRSDKPLHFTYRDKNMNHPLEFDLFKQLIKGLKDIHSTCFIHRDLKPENIFVDPDTYTLKIGDLGLVRFIEEKKREKDLSNIDTFKDNIYTDINHNTITSQISLKGQIIGTPGYTAPEGGALCDEKADIYSAALILLELLCPRFNTIMERYKRLNDFRNYYAVPDYVKIHLNPWYILMLQMSKPNPADRPSAADLYSKIKVLLDPHLTDFAFSFNDINNDDLGYVPSGVGSKYRTDDGDENNGKEDKNGKEDKDKRYEKEDNGIYLKSYKNNTNGASSTKTDKVFLNNNVDDKNGFNKNSDNLNGTTIENKGVSFNGTTPE; this is encoded by the coding sequence ATGAgttattataattatttgAAAACAAAAAGTCAACTTaatgatgataatgatgagAGATATGACCATGTCGAAATGATACCAAGAGACAGTTACAATAATGAAAATGAGGACCTTCGGAATAGTGTATATTATCCGCATGGTCTGCATGGCCCGCATACCCGTTTTCATGTCAATATGaagaaggtaaggaaagatcGATGTGCACCCTCTGAATCAAGGAGCAACCAATTTAGCAAAGAAAATGCCGAAAATTATAtacttaaaaagaaaataaatgatacGATTTTAagcaacataaaaaatattttcgagAAAATGGTTAGCATAGAACGGTTGACAAACATGGACAATTATAAAtgtatgaaaaataaaattcaacCGTATGACCATATGCATCAGAAGGGAAGAGCGAATGGGACCATGCGTCTACATAGCAGGAGTTCTTCTCCCAGGGTGGATGAGTTATTATGCACTTCTACCACTCCCAATGGAAGGACTACCACTTTGTATGACGATCATGAGAATAACGATTTGTTCAAATCTGTTTGCGATTCATCTGCAGACAGCTACCGCAGTTGTATTAACAGCTGCGAATATTCCCACAATGGGAACACATATGAGAGTAGTAACTCATATGATCCCAATTTATATGAAGACGAAGGTTACCCTTATCCCGTCAATAACATTCGCGTCCGTCAGATACGCTTGAAAAGAGATAACCGCAAGATACACAAACGGCGTGATAAAATGAGTAACTCCGATGAATTCAAAAGTGAATATGCAGATGCCTTGCTTTGTCGACCCCCTGTGTATGGTATTTCTCCCTCAGGTAGAAGAAGAACTATTTTGAAAAGGATGTTGGAGGAAGAAGTTAACGGTGAGTCatttaaaggggaaatactCAATAGAAAAATGGGGAGCACATACCAAAACATAAGTGTAAGTAAAAAGGGTCATGTGGACTCCCCCGGCAATCATCCCACTAAGCCTGGACCATACCATTTCGATACATCTGAAGCGAAGCAGCCATCTGCgggaggaaaggagaagtCCAACTTGATtatgtgtaaaaaggaagaagacgcGAACGCCCTGTTTAGCAATAAAGAAAATCAAGAACCCACTAGCCCTGAAACCGtgcagaaggaaaatgatatAATTATTGTAAAAGATGAGCAGTTAAACAAACGTATGAATGCCTTCCCAGGAAGTAACAATttggagaataaaaatatcctATTCCCTTATGAAGAGGAGGGACGCATACATAGGAATCAAAGTAATCTAACAAAATATGAAAgagataaatatttttatgggCAGTATAAATATGATGAGACGATATTTATATATGACTTGATAGTTCTGGATACTTCTGGGTTTTTATACAAAGTTTCAACTGATGGGACATACTACTGGAAACATAAAGTAGTGAAAAATATCCAGGACCACATAAACATTGATCagaacaaaaagggaagaacctCACACAAGTCGATTAGGAATGAAGCGGGGTATGATCTCCCATTTAAAGATGTCGtagcaaaaaataaacacaatATAAATGATGATTTAAAACGGAGAGCAATGAAGAAACTACAttacaataattttttcgatATGAGAAAATTAAGTGTATCCCAAAATGACAAatttaaaggggaagagagagttatgcaaaatggaaccaaaaacagggagaagaaaaaaactcccCATGAGGAAAATTtgaagagaaataaaaatataacaaaaagATTGCTTTCAAATTATAGTGgagatttattttatataaatgaaaataatgaagCCATGCCACTAAATATTAACATCAAGGATGTCGTCAATAATTCGCCCTTCAAATCGCCACTTTTTCCTAATATCGTTTTTATGGGTTCCAGACATTCCAGCATCGTTAATTTGGATTATGACACAGGGGAggtcataaaaaaatacgatGAAAATCTGGAAAATCTGctcataaaaaaggagaaaaaaacactaCCCAACAGGAACAGGGAATTTGTAAAGAGTAACCCCACTGAAAGGCAAGAAGAATTACTGCAGAATGAGTATACCGTGGAGTTGGATGATCTGAACGGACACACCAATGAGGGAGGCGAACCTGAACGTGCACACGCGGATGATGAGcatggtgatgatgatgagttTGATGATGAGTTTGATGATTACCCTGGTTACGAAGAACGCAGTGCAAACGATGAGGAACTCTCCCCAGGTGAATACCAAAATGACGCCATAAAGGACGAAGTAGTAGGAGGAGCGGGCATTCATAACAAGAGCATCATGAACGTTAGCCATGGGGTCAAGACCAATGAGCCATTTTTTGGTCATGAGGAAGATAGCACCCTGCTGAAATCGACCGATGCACTGAATAAATACTTAGAGGGAAACGATTTTTACGGATACACATCAAAAAGTAAGTATAGTATTGTTAACAAGTATAATGAGGAAGGAATGggcgaaaaggggaaataccCCTTAAAGGCTGTGCGAAACAATCTacgggaaaggaaaaaggttcTAATCAAAAAGCTCCTCATGAGTTTGAACAGAAGCAGTTCACTAAGTAGATATCCGCATAATAACAATAACCTCCTGGACATTacaataatgaaaaataaaagagaaaaaaaaagaaaaaaaaaaaagagaagaagaaaaacgaagaagagaCAACTGCAAATAAGCATAGTTAAGTGGATTATAAAAGCTGTGGATGAAAAATCACTGAAACAGAAATGGATAACAACTTGGGTCGATGTTGGATCGATTTTCATAACGGATAGTCATAAACAAGATTCGACATTCATCAATTCCCTTATCGAAATTGTGGGAAATAAGCTAATACTCAGGCCCCAggaaatggacaaaatgataaaggCGTATGGCATTCGGAAGAATGTACATAGTGAGCCAGAGGAGGGCGTGGATTACCTGGAGAGGAATGGTGAACACAGGGTGGAGAGTGCCGTGCCTGTGGATGACCTGGTTGATGAGGTTGCCCATGGCAGGCCCGATGAACCGGTGGATCGACGAAGCGGAGTTAGGAAACGAATGAACCAAGAGGGATCAAATGTAAAAtctaaaatttttattttctcggAGGCGGTGTCCTCCGTTTTTGCGCTCAGATATAAACGTGCATCAAACATTTTCACCCTAGACGTGATAATGAAGCAGAATAGCAAAATGTACCCGggttataataatataaaggGATTCAGTTACAATGCCTTAAattttaagaaggaaaacactctccttctccccttttcgTCTAGCCATTTTGCAAAGAACTATGATGAGAAAACCTTTTGTAATTttgatgaaaatataaattatggGAAGAAATTATTGCACAGATTGAATAACATATCGGTAAGCATAACTTCCATCGAGAAGGATATACGGTACCTTCTATCcaacataatttttatatatgataggaataagaaggtacctataaattatatatacaagaTGAAGGGGCTGATACGGGAGTATCACAAGACGAAGGAAGAGTTTCTGTTTTATTTGCCCGGTGTGGATAGTAGCAAGCACCTGAGTTACTCGCGTTACCACGACGCTGGTACGGGAAATTACATGGGTGACCATATGGGTGGTTATAGGGGCGATTATGGTAGCATTTTTAGTGACACTTTTAGTCGCGGTTTTAGTGGTAGTCTCGGTGGAAGCCATGGGTTTGGTCATCCAGCGGCGGGACGACCCATCCACATTTGTGAATACGTAAATAAATTTATCGACATGTATTTCgaagaaaacgaaatatGCTTCGACTACTGTTCCATGCTGAACATATGGGACAAGATATTTAACAATTACGTCAGTCAGGATGACTGTTTGTTATTGTCCAATTTATATCGAGTCATACAAAATGCATTCGCATATAACCACCGAGATTTTAACCTCCCAAATGATGATGTGGACCACATGATAGCTGataatgcaaattttttggtaaagaggagaaagaagaactTTGGTTATTCACGAAACCAAGAACTTAAAGAAGTGTCAACGTTGAAATACAGGAAGGGGTGGTACTGGAACATGTTCTATGCAATTATGCTGATATTCGTAGTCCCCTTTGTGTTCATCTATAGAatatttaggaaaaaaaaaaacaataacaCTAGCAGCAGTAAGGtaattatgaaaaagaaaaagttgaaaGATTATGATGACTATGCGCGGGATAAGGATCTGCTAAAGTTAAGATACCGTCTGTTACACGATGAGCGTATGAGGCTGAAAAATTCCTTAGGGGAAAACAATTACGACGATTTAGCACAAATCGAATTAAACATTAATATGAAAAGGGAGATAGCCAGTAAGTTGAAAGAACTAGAGCAGGAACCTACCCTAATTGACATTCTAGCGAAACATGCTAGAGACTCCGATAGTGATAGCAAATTTTATGATATAAATGAAGGGATGTATAACATACATTCACAGAGCTACTGGGGTGGCTCTTCAAAATATAGCTTGCCCAATATGTCCACCAAGTATCCTGGAAGAAGCAAATCGAAGGAAACCATAAAATCAGATATCACtgggaaaaatatgttctaTACGTATAGAAGAAGGGCTGCATCTCAAGATGTTTCTGATAAGCAATCCTtcgttgtaaaaaaaagggttagAAGTAGCTATAAATTAGGAAACAaatatcacaaaaaaaactATACAGATAATGAGAAGGATAAGAAGCATAACCgcatgaaggaaaaacacataaACGAAAAAGATTTCGATAAGGGCGATTTTATAAATTTCCTTACCAACTTTAATAAGAAATTTATGAAAAAGAACTCCCTAGTAGATCACCTTctcaaaataaacaaaacggAAGTAGTTAACCCGAAAACAGAAGGCCATACCTACAGTAAGAGCAGTAACGAATACCACACACATTCGGACCATTcgaagaaggatgaagatAGCCACACTGAACATATGAACAATtcagggaaaaaaacactGACGAAGAAACATCTaaatgaagagaataaaacaactgaggaaaaaaaaaacaagaacaaatacGGAAAGCATGCCGATAGTGGAAATGGCTATACTATTAACACGCATAAGCAGAGCACCCCGATGAAGAGCAAATTAGAGAACCTTGCAAATAATaatgaaataataaataataaaagttCCAGTGCACGAAATTTATCCATAATACAAAGATCCCACATTCCGTATGATGCTCCACTGGCTGATTTTTTAGAAAATGGAAGATTTATGAGAACGTTCGAAAATATTTCTCTTATTGGTCAGGGTGGATTTGGGTCGGTGTATAAAGTGTCACATCGTCTGGAACCAGGGTCCCCAACATATGctgtaaaatttatttacttAAAAGTGAGTTCCTTGGATAATGTGAGTTCCAGAAGATACTTTCGCGAAATTGCAGCCAATAGAGATATTTACAGTAAGCATGTTGTCCGGTACTACACTTGGTGGTGTGAAGAGCCGCAGTTTCTTCCCATGCATGTTATGCCCAAGGAAATACAAAACTTagttaaaaagaacaaagattcatttaaaaaaatgtacagtaaaaataaaaaaagcgaTAGCCTTCTTAGCTATGAAAAGTTATCATcttgggaaaggaaaaaaagcgatttgaaaaattttaaaaaagttattaagaagaagaatgaaagGAGCTTAACGTTTTACAGTGATAATGATGGACTGAATTCgaagagaaatgaaaaagggggtaGAAAAAGATTTCTTAGCGACAAAAACTTTTCTGATAATATTTACACCAATGCTAATgctaaaaataagaagaagaaaaaaaaaaagaagaaaaaaattatatacagggaaaaacaaaatgaacatcggaagggaagaaatgacAGGCATTCCACTGCGCAAGATAAATTCAATCCTGTTTCGTTCAACTCAAGTTTTCAAGAGTACGATCCCTTTGGTTGTGGCTATTTAAGTGAGGAAGATAGAGACTTGGTAGTTTTCGCAGACAATGATGAACCGAGCGTACATATTGAGGAAGTAGACTCGGATGGAAAAATCTCTCATCCTAGCAGTCGCACCGATGACGAGATGAACCAAAAGGATGCACCATCTGGCAAGCTTCAAGTGGGTGTAACGCCAACCGCTCAGGGCGACGacgaagagaaaggaaaatatgagcAGCCAGAATCACCGCAAAGCGGGGTGAACAACCATCAAAGCAGCGATCGTTACGACGATACGGATAATGATTCAAAgacaggaggagaagaaatacaTCGAATCAGAAATCCCGCAATGGACAACCTTTTGATAACAAGcacgaaggaaaaatatactgaagaggaaaacggtatgaagaaaaggaaaaaatgcaaggaAGAGGAGCCCCTTGCTAGGAGCAAACCATTCCAGCAtaatcagaaaaaagaaaatattaataataaaaataaggaaaaaataaaaaatgaggagaatgaaaaaaatgaagatgaatTAGCTAATAAGGAAAACGCCGACAGAGTAAAAAgttataagaaaaaaattgtggcaCCAGAATTTTCCATTGTACTGCTACTACAAATGGAGCTCTGCAAGGGCTACACACTACGTAAGTGGTTAGATAGATCAACAAGAAGTGATAAGCCTCTGCATTTTACCTACCgagataaaaatatgaaccacCCGCTAGAGTTTGATTTGTTTAAGCAGCTCATTAAAGGCTTGAAGGATATCCATTCCACGTGCTTTATTCACAGAGACTTAAAaccagaaaatatttttgtggaTCCAGATACGTACACGTTAAAAATTGGGGATCTTGGATTAGTGAGATTtattgaagagaaaaaaagggaaaaggatttAAGTAATATAGACACATTTAAGGATAATATTTACACGGATATTAATCATAATACCATAACTAGCCAAATTTCATTGAAAGGACAAATTATAGGTACTCCAGGATATACCGCCCCAGAGGGAGGTGCCCTATGTGATGAAAAGGCAGACATATACAGCGCTGCGCTAATATTACTAGAGTTGCTTTGTCCAAGATTTAATACAATAATGGAAAGATACAAACGGCTAAATGACTTTAGGAATTATTATGCCGTTCCCGATTATGTGAAAATTCATTTAAATCCATGGTACATTTTGATGCTACAAATGTCCAAGCCAAACCCAGCCGACAGACCTTCGGCTGCAGATTTGTATAGTAAAATTAAGGTTCTCTTGGATCCCCATTTAACCGACTTTGCCTTCAGTTTCAATGATATTAACAATGACGATTTGGGTTATGTCCCTTCGGGGGTGGGGTCCAAGTATCGCACCGACGATGGGGATGAGAACAATGGCAAGGAGGACAAGAATGGAAAGGAGGACAAGGATAAGAGgtacgaaaaggaagataatggaatatattta